The nucleotide window CGGGCGAGAAGCTCGAGGACTTCGACGTCTTCCATCCCGACCGCATGGCCAGCCGCATCCTCGGGATGGGCGACGTGCTGTCGCTCATCGAGCAGGCCGAACAACACTGGGATGCGCAGCAGGCCGAAGCGGCGGCCGCCAAGATCACGCAGGGCGAGCTGACCCTCGAGGACTTCCTCGAGCAGATGCTGATGATCCGCAAGATGGGCCCGATCGGCAACATCCTGGGCATGCTGCCCGGCGCCGGCCAGATGAAGGACGTGCTGTCGCAGGTCGACGACAAACAACTCGACCGGGTCCAGGCGATCATCCGCGGCATGACTCCCGCCGAACGCGACAACCCGAAGATCATCAGTGCCTCGCGCCGCATCCGTATCGCCAACGGGTCCGGTGTGACGGTGAGCGAGGTCAATCAGCTCGTGGACCGGTTCTTCGAGGCCCGGAAGATGATGGCGCAGATGTCGGGTCGGATGGGCATGGGCGGGATGAACCGCAAGTCCAACCGCAAGAAGGGCAAGGGCAAGAAGGGCAAGGGCCGCGGCCCCACGCCGCCGAAGGTGCGCGGCGGTTTCCCGGGCATGCCCGGGGGCATGCCGGCCGGGTTCCCGGACCTGTCGAACATGCCGGCCGGCCTCGATCAGCTGCCGCCGGGGCTCGAGGGTCTCGACGTGTCGCAGTTCCAGCAGCCCAAAAAGAAGAAGTGACCCGGCACTATCGCGGCACCGACCCGCTGACCGCCGAGCCCATCGAGTTCTGGGTCGACGGTGACACCATCAGTGCCACACCGGTTCCCGACGCCGAGACGGCGGTCGACGGCGGCTGGATCCTGCCGGGCCTCGTCGATGCCCACAATCATGTGGGCATCGCACCCGGCCTCGGTGTCGACATCGAGCAGGCCCGCGGGTTCGCCTATGCCGATGCCCGGGCGGGCACGCTGCTGATCCGCGAGGTCGGGTCGCCGCTGGACACCCACCCGCTCGACGACGATCCCGCGTGCCCTCGTTTCATCCGCTCGGGCAAGCACATCGCGCGGCCCAAGCGGTACCTGCGCGACTACGGCGTCGACCTCGACGATCCGGACGAACTGGCGGCCGAGGTGGCCCGGCAGGCGCAGGCCGGCGACGGCTGGGTCAAGATCGTCGGGGACTGGATCGATCGCGAGGTCGGCGACCTGGCCCCGCTGTGGACGCGTGCGCAGATCGAGTCGGCGGTCGCCGTGGCGCACGAGCACGGCGCGCGGATCACCGCCCACGTCTTCGGAACGGACGCGCTGGTCGACCTGATCGGCGCCGGCGTGGACTGCATCGAGCACGGCACCGGGTTGACCGACGATCTGATCGATCAGCTCGTCGACCGCTCGATTGCCCTCGTGCCCACCATGATCCAGGTCGAGAACTTCCCCGGGATCGCCGACGGCGCCGAGCGCTTCCCGACCTATGCCGCGCACATGCGCGCTCTGCACGCCGGTGCGCCGAAGGTGTTCGACGCCGCGCGCGAGGCCGGAGTGCAGATCTTCGCCGGGACCGATGCGGGCGGATTCGTCGAGCACGGTCGTATCGTCGACGAGATCGAGGCGTTGTCCGG belongs to Gordonia sp. KTR9 and includes:
- a CDS encoding amidohydrolase family protein; the encoded protein is MTRHYRGTDPLTAEPIEFWVDGDTISATPVPDAETAVDGGWILPGLVDAHNHVGIAPGLGVDIEQARGFAYADARAGTLLIREVGSPLDTHPLDDDPACPRFIRSGKHIARPKRYLRDYGVDLDDPDELAAEVARQAQAGDGWVKIVGDWIDREVGDLAPLWTRAQIESAVAVAHEHGARITAHVFGTDALVDLIGAGVDCIEHGTGLTDDLIDQLVDRSIALVPTMIQVENFPGIADGAERFPTYAAHMRALHAGAPKVFDAAREAGVQIFAGTDAGGFVEHGRIVDEIEALSGIGLGPAAAIAAASTNARRWLGADVLEDGHRADFVVYAADPCDDLGVLRHPLAVVSSGRHIV